Proteins encoded by one window of Martelella endophytica:
- a CDS encoding anaerobic sulfatase maturase, translating into MSAHPFHVMTKPIGPRCNINCSYCYYLEKETLYPDEKRFRMSDAVLERYVRDYIGSQTATGMRNVLFAWQGGEPTMLGLDFFEKAVALQKKHCPKGVTIENAFQTNGMLLDDDWGAFLARERFLIGISIDGPARIHNAYRRDRAGRPTFDKVMAGLEVLKRHKVEFNILTTVHRENAIHGKEIYRFLSGLGTQHLQFIPIVERRAGNGPLASAPQVDDNPDNVVTEWSVTPRVYGKFLCEVFDSWYRRDVGRIFVQFIENQVAMWYGYPASLCIFSETCGTGLALEHNGDLYTCDHYVYPEYRLGNIMETPMAEMAASERMEQFGLDKRDGLTAQCRACSYRFACNGGCPKHRFLVSRDGEPGHNYFCESNMAFFHHAGDRLKSVMLQPAR; encoded by the coding sequence ATGAGTGCGCACCCATTTCATGTGATGACAAAGCCCATCGGGCCCCGCTGCAACATCAACTGCAGCTATTGCTATTATCTCGAGAAGGAGACGCTTTATCCGGACGAGAAACGGTTTCGCATGTCCGACGCGGTGCTGGAACGCTACGTTCGGGATTACATCGGCTCGCAGACCGCGACCGGCATGCGCAATGTGCTGTTTGCCTGGCAGGGCGGCGAACCGACCATGCTGGGACTGGACTTCTTTGAAAAGGCTGTGGCGCTGCAGAAGAAGCACTGTCCGAAGGGTGTCACGATCGAGAACGCGTTCCAGACCAACGGCATGCTACTCGATGACGACTGGGGCGCATTCCTCGCCCGCGAGCGCTTCCTCATCGGCATCAGCATCGACGGTCCCGCGCGCATTCACAATGCCTATCGCCGCGATCGCGCCGGCCGACCGACTTTCGACAAGGTGATGGCCGGGCTGGAGGTGCTGAAGCGCCACAAGGTCGAGTTCAACATCCTGACCACCGTGCATCGCGAAAACGCCATCCACGGCAAGGAGATCTACCGGTTCCTGAGCGGTCTTGGCACCCAACACCTGCAGTTCATCCCCATTGTCGAGCGCCGCGCCGGCAACGGGCCGCTGGCGTCGGCCCCGCAGGTCGACGACAACCCGGACAATGTCGTCACCGAATGGAGCGTGACGCCGCGCGTCTACGGCAAGTTCCTGTGCGAGGTGTTCGACAGCTGGTACCGCCGCGATGTCGGCCGCATCTTCGTGCAGTTCATCGAGAACCAGGTCGCCATGTGGTACGGCTACCCGGCTTCGCTCTGCATCTTCTCCGAGACCTGCGGCACGGGACTGGCGCTGGAGCACAATGGCGACCTTTACACCTGCGACCACTACGTCTACCCGGAATACCGCCTCGGCAACATCATGGAAACGCCGATGGCCGAGATGGCCGCGAGCGAACGCATGGAGCAGTTCGGCCTCGACAAGCGCGATGGCCTCACCGCCCAGTGCCGCGCCTGCAGCTATCGCTTCGCCTGCAATGGCGGCTGTCCGAAGCACCGCTTCCTCGTCTCGCGCGACGGCGAGCCGGGACACAACTATTTCTGCGAATCCAACATGGCCTTCTTCCACCATGCGGGCGACAGGCTGAAATCGGTGATGCTGCAGCCGGCGCGCTAA
- a CDS encoding alpha-N-arabinofuranosidase, protein MEAKVTAHARFTIADIDKRVYGSFLEHLGRAVYTGIYEPGHPTADEHGMRRDVIDLVRELDTPICRYPGGNFVSAYNWEDGIGPKEDRPTRLDLAWRTSESNQVGIHEFAEWAKSANTEMMLAVNLGSRGLDDARNFVEYVNHPGGSYWSDLRKKNGRADPWDVKVWCLGNEMDGPWQVGHKSAHEYGHLANETAKALRAFDDKLQLIVCGSSSAEMPTYPQWEATVLEETYEQVDFISLHMYFMNYEKNTREYLALPEKLDRYIGTVSGVIDYVKAKKRAKHDVKISFDEWNVWYHERKQDEKRVKEWDWPHAPVLLEDIYNFEDVLQVGCILNTFIRRSDVVGIACIAQLVNVIAPIMTEPGGASWKQTIYYPFQFASRYGRGTALQLDVDCPSYNADIAANVSYLDVAGVHDGDAGTVTFFAVNRHESEAITIDLALERFGEAKSVEHTLIKHDDLEAVNSRDNPDNVKPERKEGANLAGGKITVTVPPYSYSMIRVTL, encoded by the coding sequence ATGGAAGCTAAGGTTACAGCGCACGCGCGCTTCACCATCGCGGACATCGACAAGCGGGTATACGGTTCATTCCTCGAGCATCTCGGGCGTGCGGTCTACACCGGCATCTACGAACCGGGTCATCCGACGGCAGACGAGCACGGCATGCGCCGTGATGTCATCGACCTCGTACGCGAGCTCGATACGCCGATCTGCCGCTATCCCGGCGGCAATTTCGTCTCCGCCTATAACTGGGAAGACGGCATCGGCCCGAAGGAAGATCGCCCGACGCGCCTCGATCTCGCCTGGCGCACCTCGGAATCGAATCAGGTCGGCATCCACGAATTCGCGGAATGGGCAAAATCGGCCAATACCGAGATGATGCTGGCCGTCAATCTCGGCTCGCGCGGGCTCGATGATGCCCGCAACTTCGTCGAATACGTCAATCATCCGGGCGGCAGCTACTGGTCGGACCTCAGGAAGAAGAACGGCCGCGCCGATCCCTGGGACGTCAAGGTCTGGTGCCTCGGTAACGAGATGGACGGGCCCTGGCAGGTCGGCCACAAGTCCGCCCATGAATACGGGCATCTCGCCAATGAGACAGCCAAGGCGTTGCGCGCCTTCGACGACAAGCTGCAGCTCATCGTCTGCGGCTCCTCCTCCGCCGAAATGCCGACCTATCCGCAGTGGGAGGCGACAGTGCTGGAAGAGACCTACGAACAGGTCGATTTCATCTCGCTGCACATGTATTTCATGAACTACGAGAAGAACACGCGCGAATATCTTGCGCTTCCCGAAAAGCTCGACCGCTATATCGGCACCGTCAGCGGCGTCATCGACTATGTGAAGGCGAAGAAGCGCGCCAAGCACGACGTCAAGATTTCCTTCGACGAGTGGAACGTCTGGTATCACGAGCGCAAGCAGGACGAGAAGCGCGTCAAGGAATGGGACTGGCCGCATGCGCCGGTTCTTCTGGAGGACATCTACAATTTCGAGGACGTGCTGCAGGTCGGCTGCATCCTCAATACCTTCATCCGCCGCTCCGACGTCGTCGGCATCGCCTGCATTGCCCAGCTCGTCAACGTCATCGCCCCGATCATGACCGAGCCCGGCGGCGCATCCTGGAAGCAGACGATCTACTATCCCTTCCAGTTCGCCTCGCGTTACGGCCGCGGCACCGCGCTGCAGCTCGACGTCGATTGCCCGAGCTACAATGCCGATATCGCCGCGAACGTCTCCTATCTCGACGTCGCGGGTGTTCACGACGGCGATGCCGGAACCGTGACCTTCTTCGCCGTCAACCGTCACGAGAGCGAAGCAATCACGATCGACCTTGCGTTGGAGCGCTTCGGCGAGGCAAAATCGGTCGAACATACGCTGATCAAGCATGACGATCTGGAAGCGGTGAACAGTCGGGACAACCCGGACAACGTGAAGCCGGAGCGGAAGGAAGGGGCGAACCTTGCTGGAGGCAAGATTACCGTGACGGTCCCGCCCTACTCCTATTCGATGATCCGCGTAACGCTCTAG
- a CDS encoding formylglycine-generating enzyme family protein, producing MSEQDKPGGGCCSASRNAETPLPVADVAIAAGVGARAFPIAIPGGRSHVGANRPDIPLDGEGPLREVKLKPYALEAQTVTIARFREFVETTGYVTEAERFGWSAVFAGLLPEGAEVSGNASGTPWWVRIDGADWRHPEGPLSSIADRLDHPVTQVSLADAKAFAAYVGGRLPNEAEWERAAHGGHRDRKFPWGNEEPTDEKIFCNIWQGRFPTQNTVVDGYFGTAPARAFTPNDGGFYNMSGNVWEWTSDSYRIRSLSKHAKQRNAQAVEQNEQLLKGGSFLCHISYCYRYRIVARMALTPDSAASNVGFRIAYNAA from the coding sequence ATGAGCGAACAGGACAAACCCGGCGGCGGATGCTGCTCTGCATCGCGCAATGCTGAAACGCCGTTGCCGGTGGCCGATGTCGCGATTGCCGCGGGCGTGGGCGCGCGCGCCTTTCCGATCGCCATTCCCGGCGGGCGCTCGCATGTCGGCGCAAACCGGCCGGATATCCCGCTCGATGGCGAGGGACCGCTGCGCGAGGTGAAGCTCAAGCCCTATGCGCTCGAAGCCCAGACGGTGACGATCGCCCGGTTCCGGGAGTTCGTCGAGACCACCGGCTATGTGACCGAGGCCGAGCGTTTCGGCTGGTCGGCGGTGTTCGCCGGCCTTCTGCCCGAGGGGGCCGAGGTTTCCGGCAACGCCTCCGGCACGCCCTGGTGGGTGCGCATCGACGGCGCTGACTGGCGCCATCCGGAAGGGCCGCTTTCCTCGATCGCGGACCGCCTCGACCATCCGGTCACACAGGTCTCCCTCGCCGATGCCAAGGCGTTTGCGGCCTATGTCGGCGGGCGGCTGCCGAACGAGGCGGAGTGGGAGCGCGCCGCCCATGGTGGTCACCGCGATCGCAAGTTTCCTTGGGGCAATGAGGAGCCGACCGACGAGAAGATCTTCTGCAATATCTGGCAGGGCCGGTTTCCGACGCAGAATACCGTGGTCGACGGCTATTTCGGCACGGCGCCGGCGCGCGCCTTCACCCCCAATGATGGCGGCTTCTACAACATGTCCGGCAATGTCTGGGAGTGGACGAGCGACAGCTATCGCATCCGTTCGCTGTCGAAACACGCCAAGCAGCGCAACGCCCAGGCGGTCGAGCAGAACGAACAGCTCCTCAAGGGCGGTTCCTTCCTCTGCCACATCTCCTATTGCTACCGTTACCGCATCGTCGCGCGCATGGCGCTGACCCCGGACAGCGCCGCCAGCAATGTCGGCTTTCGCATTGCCTACAACGCGGCATGA
- a CDS encoding ABC transporter ATP-binding protein, whose protein sequence is MAQISLDSVSKSFGSVNVINDISLTVNSGEFVVFLGPSGSGKSTLLRMIAGLETIDTGGLTIGEVRSERLAPGQRNVAMVFQNYALYPHMTVKENMAFGLRNIGMSAADVDQRVKEAARMLEMEELLDRRPAQLSGGQRQRVAIGRAIVKEPKAFLFDEPLSNLDAALRVRTRVELAELHNRMKSTMIYVTHDQTEAMTLADRIVVLNNCRIEQIGTPMDVYLKPASRFVAGFVGSPGMNFIKVAVADGEATLSDGAKVPVNIAGIEAGSYELGIRPESVHVAAGGDTATTRATVGVVERLGERTLVYCTLSDGTELIAQDSGRSEARSGDTVSLVFDPTAVHLFDEKGTAWHAG, encoded by the coding sequence ATGGCACAAATCAGTCTCGACAGCGTGTCGAAGAGCTTCGGCAGCGTGAATGTCATCAACGATATCTCGCTGACGGTGAATTCGGGGGAATTCGTCGTCTTTCTCGGACCGTCCGGGTCCGGCAAGTCGACGCTGCTGAGGATGATCGCGGGCCTGGAGACCATCGACACCGGCGGTCTGACGATCGGTGAGGTGCGCAGCGAACGGCTGGCGCCCGGCCAGCGCAATGTCGCCATGGTGTTTCAGAACTACGCGCTCTATCCGCACATGACGGTCAAGGAAAACATGGCCTTCGGCCTGCGCAATATCGGCATGTCCGCCGCCGATGTCGATCAGCGGGTCAAGGAGGCGGCGCGCATGCTGGAGATGGAGGAGCTGCTCGACCGGCGGCCCGCGCAGCTTTCCGGCGGCCAGCGCCAGCGTGTCGCGATCGGGCGCGCCATCGTCAAGGAGCCGAAGGCCTTCCTGTTCGACGAGCCCTTGTCGAACCTTGATGCCGCGCTCAGGGTGCGCACCCGCGTCGAGCTTGCCGAGCTCCACAATCGCATGAAATCGACGATGATCTATGTGACTCACGACCAGACGGAGGCGATGACGCTTGCCGACCGGATCGTGGTGCTCAACAATTGCCGGATCGAGCAGATCGGCACACCGATGGATGTCTATCTGAAGCCGGCCAGCCGCTTCGTCGCCGGTTTCGTCGGTTCGCCGGGAATGAACTTCATCAAGGTCGCTGTGGCCGATGGCGAGGCGACGCTGTCCGACGGCGCGAAGGTCCCGGTCAATATCGCCGGTATTGAAGCCGGTTCCTACGAACTTGGCATCCGCCCGGAATCGGTACATGTCGCCGCCGGCGGCGATACCGCGACCACGCGCGCGACAGTCGGCGTTGTCGAACGCCTCGGCGAGCGCACGCTGGTTTATTGCACGCTGTCCGATGGCACCGAACTCATCGCCCAGGATAGCGGCCGCTCCGAGGCCCGCTCCGGCGACACGGTGTCGCTGGTCTTCGACCCGACGGCGGTGCATCTCTTCGACGAGAAGGGCACGGCCTGGCACGCCGGGTGA
- a CDS encoding ABC transporter ATP-binding protein — protein sequence MALQIENISKSYGGSLVLNGVDLEIAPGEFVALLGPSGSGKTTLLRIIAGLQFAEQGRLVFDGEDITGLDARLRRFGMVFQSYALFEHMTVEANVAFGLRMRPRSTRPPRDEIAKKVRELLELAEIGHLAKRYPSQLSGGQRQRVALTRALAIEPRMLLLDEPFSALDTQIRKGLRSALRDLQRRVGISAILVTHDQEEAFEIADRVAVMSEGRIEQFGTAEELVRRPATPFVASFLEGMENYLNQGAGI from the coding sequence CGGCAGTCTGGTGCTGAACGGGGTCGACCTCGAAATCGCACCGGGCGAGTTCGTGGCGCTTCTCGGGCCCTCGGGCTCCGGCAAGACGACGCTGCTCAGGATCATCGCCGGCCTGCAGTTTGCAGAACAGGGGCGGCTGGTGTTTGACGGCGAGGACATTACCGGGCTCGATGCCCGTCTCAGGCGCTTCGGCATGGTGTTCCAGAGCTATGCCCTGTTCGAGCACATGACGGTGGAGGCCAATGTCGCCTTCGGCCTGCGCATGCGGCCGCGCTCGACAAGGCCGCCGCGCGACGAGATCGCCAAGAAGGTCCGCGAACTGCTGGAGCTTGCCGAAATAGGCCATCTCGCCAAACGCTATCCTTCTCAGCTTTCCGGCGGTCAGCGCCAGCGCGTGGCGCTGACGCGGGCGCTCGCCATCGAGCCGCGCATGCTGCTGCTCGACGAGCCCTTCAGCGCCCTCGACACCCAGATCCGCAAGGGCCTGCGTTCGGCACTGCGCGATCTCCAGCGTCGCGTCGGCATTTCCGCCATCCTCGTCACCCACGATCAGGAGGAAGCCTTCGAGATTGCCGACCGGGTGGCGGTGATGTCGGAGGGCCGCATCGAACAGTTCGGCACGGCGGAAGAACTGGTGCGCCGGCCCGCGACCCCCTTCGTCGCCTCGTTCCTCGAGGGCATGGAGAACTATCTCAACCAGGGTGCGGGGATTTAG
- a CDS encoding carbohydrate ABC transporter permease, translated as MLRNKSNEALVALLLVAPFVAIYGLIFIYPTIKLFIVSFQDAPIIGNGPFVGFENYTRLWGDRRFNTAFWNTAYFVALTVIPGTLVAFAIALGINRLKGRLQALVLALFFLPYILPVSVVYLIWDWTLNFQFGIAMHLFDLLGLERVSIFKNTTWFMPAVAFVTIWWTCGFSILLFLAGLRAIPAEIYEAAALDNSSVWTTFRKLTWPLMWPITALVLMIQLILQLKIFDQVYLFSIGGRPNDNLVLVYYVFQRAFQYDQGGRAGAAAVVLFLIVIIVSVLNFQLTRLSKGRG; from the coding sequence ATGCTCCGCAACAAAAGCAATGAAGCGCTCGTCGCCCTGCTGCTGGTCGCTCCGTTCGTTGCCATTTACGGGTTGATCTTCATCTATCCGACGATCAAGCTGTTCATCGTCTCGTTCCAGGACGCGCCGATCATCGGCAACGGGCCGTTTGTCGGCTTCGAGAACTATACACGGCTCTGGGGCGATCGCCGCTTCAACACGGCCTTCTGGAACACCGCCTATTTCGTCGCGCTCACCGTCATCCCGGGCACGCTGGTCGCCTTCGCGATCGCGCTCGGCATCAACCGGCTGAAGGGCCGGCTGCAGGCTCTGGTGCTGGCGCTGTTCTTCCTGCCTTATATCCTGCCGGTTTCGGTGGTCTATCTCATCTGGGACTGGACGCTGAACTTCCAGTTCGGCATCGCCATGCATCTGTTCGACCTGCTCGGCCTCGAACGTGTGTCGATCTTCAAGAACACCACCTGGTTCATGCCCGCCGTCGCCTTCGTCACCATCTGGTGGACATGCGGGTTTTCGATCCTGCTATTTCTTGCCGGGTTGAGAGCGATCCCCGCCGAGATCTACGAGGCCGCCGCACTCGACAATTCTTCGGTCTGGACGACCTTCCGCAAGCTCACCTGGCCGCTGATGTGGCCGATCACCGCGCTGGTTCTGATGATCCAGCTCATCCTGCAGCTCAAGATTTTCGATCAGGTCTACCTGTTTTCGATCGGCGGCCGGCCGAACGACAATCTCGTGCTCGTCTACTACGTCTTCCAGCGCGCCTTCCAGTATGACCAGGGTGGACGGGCGGGTGCTGCGGCCGTCGTGCTGTTCCTCATCGTCATCATCGTCTCGGTGTTGAACTTCCAGCTTACACGGCTTTCGAAAGGACGCGGATGA
- a CDS encoding extracellular solute-binding protein, translating to MRKILGIAMGAMIAAGAVSNAAHAEETVIWWDFLSGGDGVRMKQLISDFNEQHAGEITIDATTLEWGTPFYSKVRTSAAIGEAPDMMTYHASRIPLAVSQGILSEITPDDWQAMGLSQDDYAPATWDAVTIDDKQYAVPFDTHPIVLYYNKDVLAANDLLTEDGKPKGLDSREGFEATLKGLKDAGVDYPLASTTADGTFMFRTIYSFMAQQDGELMTGDEFLAGDNAEKLQNSLEVLAGWTNDGLQTTYTDYPAAVALFTSGKSPLLINGVWEVPTMIDLKDQGKLFEWGAVEIPVIFDHPATYADSHTFAIPANAGKEMTPEKHAAVLEVISWMAKNSLFWATAGHIPAYGPVTQSDEFKQMEPNAAYASVTDNLVFDPKSTLAGVAGPIYDVMSTYFVPTLNGEMEPAEAVEEIKYELNDLQ from the coding sequence ATGCGAAAGATACTGGGCATCGCCATGGGGGCCATGATCGCCGCCGGGGCAGTTTCGAACGCGGCCCATGCCGAGGAAACCGTCATCTGGTGGGACTTCCTCAGCGGCGGCGACGGCGTGCGCATGAAGCAGCTGATTTCCGACTTCAACGAACAGCATGCCGGCGAGATCACGATCGACGCCACCACGCTGGAATGGGGCACGCCCTTCTATTCGAAGGTCCGCACCTCCGCCGCCATCGGCGAGGCGCCCGACATGATGACCTACCACGCGAGCCGCATTCCGCTCGCCGTCAGCCAGGGCATTCTGAGCGAGATCACGCCGGACGACTGGCAGGCGATGGGGCTTTCGCAGGACGATTACGCCCCGGCCACCTGGGACGCGGTGACGATCGACGACAAGCAGTATGCCGTGCCGTTCGACACCCACCCGATCGTGCTTTACTACAACAAGGACGTGCTTGCCGCGAATGATCTCCTGACCGAGGATGGCAAGCCGAAGGGGCTCGACAGCCGCGAGGGCTTCGAGGCAACGCTCAAGGGCCTGAAGGATGCGGGCGTGGACTATCCGCTGGCCTCCACCACGGCCGACGGCACCTTCATGTTCCGCACCATCTACTCGTTCATGGCCCAGCAGGATGGCGAGCTGATGACCGGCGACGAGTTCCTCGCCGGCGACAATGCCGAAAAGCTGCAGAACTCGCTCGAGGTTCTTGCCGGCTGGACCAATGACGGCCTGCAGACGACCTATACCGACTATCCGGCCGCGGTTGCGCTGTTCACCTCCGGCAAGTCGCCGCTGCTGATCAACGGTGTCTGGGAAGTGCCGACGATGATCGACCTCAAGGACCAGGGCAAGCTCTTCGAATGGGGCGCTGTCGAGATCCCGGTGATCTTCGATCATCCGGCCACCTATGCCGACAGCCACACCTTCGCTATCCCGGCCAATGCCGGCAAGGAAATGACGCCCGAGAAGCACGCCGCCGTGCTGGAAGTCATCTCCTGGATGGCGAAGAATTCGCTGTTCTGGGCAACCGCCGGCCACATCCCGGCCTATGGCCCGGTCACCCAGTCGGATGAGTTCAAGCAGATGGAACCGAATGCCGCCTATGCTTCGGTGACCGACAATCTGGTTTTTGACCCGAAGTCGACGCTCGCCGGCGTCGCCGGTCCGATCTACGACGTGATGTCGACCTATTTCGTGCCGACACTGAACGGCGAGATGGAGCCGGCCGAGGCGGTCGAGGAAATCAAGTACGAACTGAACGATCTGCAGTGA
- a CDS encoding RES family NAD+ phosphorylase: MKITTLTDRALVRLIPATYHKPPALGGLVDSDAEMAALAEIEGLTSARLTSERGRNLHLDRRELAWARRENDLRLYGEGHVNAAFSYTRAGGNRFNDESRGAWYCSWEFLTSVEEVAFHRTRELSYIGRFEDSARYVEILSDFIGDFPDITDEPDHPALTPEPAEGYPEGQALARQLMGRGHRGLIYPSVRHRGGRCLVAFQPAAVQNVRPGANWDLVWRGTPDYEVVGL, from the coding sequence GTGAAGATTACCACTCTGACCGATCGCGCGCTGGTCCGGCTCATCCCCGCGACCTATCACAAGCCGCCGGCGCTCGGCGGACTGGTCGACAGCGACGCCGAGATGGCGGCACTCGCCGAAATCGAGGGGCTGACGAGCGCCCGCCTGACGAGCGAGCGCGGCCGCAACCTGCATCTCGATCGCCGCGAACTGGCCTGGGCGCGCCGCGAGAACGATCTGAGGCTTTATGGCGAGGGCCACGTCAACGCCGCCTTTTCCTATACGCGCGCGGGCGGCAACCGCTTCAACGACGAGAGCCGCGGCGCCTGGTATTGCAGCTGGGAATTCCTCACCTCGGTCGAGGAGGTCGCCTTCCACCGGACCCGCGAGCTCTCCTATATCGGAAGGTTCGAGGACAGCGCCCGCTATGTCGAAATCCTGAGCGATTTCATCGGCGATTTTCCCGATATCACCGACGAGCCCGACCATCCGGCGCTAACGCCGGAGCCGGCCGAAGGCTATCCGGAAGGGCAGGCGCTTGCCCGCCAACTGATGGGGCGCGGCCATCGCGGGCTGATCTATCCCTCCGTGCGCCATCGGGGCGGGCGCTGCCTCGTCGCCTTCCAGCCCGCCGCCGTCCAGAATGTCCGCCCCGGCGCCAACTGGGACCTCGTCTGGCGGGGCACGCCGGACTATGAGGTCGTCGGCCTTTAG
- a CDS encoding carbohydrate ABC transporter permease, whose protein sequence is MQATTARRLNVAGLIVTLFTVIIAVIWAFPLYWGVVSSLKPEDEVIRTNIELWPEHLTFGHYVFALTQTQIGIWYLNSIVTAIAITFLTVASSMFCGYAISQLDFPLRRPLWWMILASFMVPMQVLIINHFQLMAGFGLINTWAGIILPQLIQPVVVIVYKQFFDNVPKDFREAAVMDNASEWRILTRIYMPMNWGVTTALAIVTFIWSWNSFLWPFLAVTKTEMMTITVGITQVNDAFGVYYARQLSAAVLAGLPVAVAYLIFQRRVTEAITLSAGIKG, encoded by the coding sequence ATGCAGGCCACGACCGCACGCCGGCTGAATGTCGCCGGTCTCATCGTCACCCTGTTCACGGTCATCATCGCCGTCATCTGGGCCTTTCCGCTCTACTGGGGCGTGGTCTCGTCGCTGAAGCCAGAGGACGAGGTGATCCGGACCAATATCGAATTGTGGCCCGAGCACCTGACCTTCGGCCACTACGTCTTCGCCCTGACGCAGACACAGATCGGCATCTGGTACCTGAACTCGATCGTCACCGCCATCGCCATCACCTTTCTGACGGTGGCATCGTCGATGTTCTGCGGCTATGCGATCTCGCAGCTCGATTTTCCGCTGCGCCGACCGCTGTGGTGGATGATCCTGGCGAGCTTCATGGTGCCGATGCAGGTGCTGATCATCAACCACTTCCAGCTGATGGCGGGTTTCGGGCTGATCAACACCTGGGCGGGCATCATCCTGCCGCAGCTCATCCAGCCGGTCGTCGTCATCGTCTACAAGCAGTTCTTCGACAATGTGCCGAAGGATTTCCGCGAGGCGGCGGTGATGGACAATGCCTCGGAATGGCGGATCCTGACCCGCATCTACATGCCGATGAACTGGGGCGTGACAACGGCGCTTGCGATCGTCACCTTCATCTGGTCGTGGAATTCGTTCCTGTGGCCGTTCCTGGCGGTGACCAAGACAGAGATGATGACGATCACCGTCGGCATCACCCAGGTCAACGACGCCTTCGGCGTCTACTACGCCCGCCAGCTCTCCGCCGCAGTCCTCGCCGGCCTGCCCGTCGCCGTCGCCTACCTGATCTTCCAGCGCCGCGTCACCGAGGCGATCACGCTGTCGGCGGGGATCAAGGGGTAG
- a CDS encoding MbcA/ParS/Xre antitoxin family protein, with amino-acid sequence MAQLAESQSNPARAIVALKAFSRIIEAWRIPQAEAAALADMSESTWKRAKKPDFRGELTRDQMLRLSAVIGIYKALELYFGPEISRDWIRLANQGPLFHGARPIDTMIEDGLPQFLRVRNYLDALRGGA; translated from the coding sequence ATGGCGCAACTTGCCGAAAGCCAATCGAACCCCGCACGCGCGATTGTCGCGCTGAAGGCCTTCTCGCGCATCATCGAGGCCTGGCGTATCCCGCAGGCCGAAGCCGCCGCCCTTGCCGACATGTCGGAGAGCACCTGGAAGCGGGCGAAGAAGCCCGATTTCCGCGGCGAACTGACCCGCGATCAGATGCTGCGCCTATCCGCGGTCATCGGTATCTACAAGGCGCTCGAACTCTATTTCGGCCCGGAGATTTCCCGCGACTGGATCAGGCTTGCCAATCAGGGGCCGCTGTTTCACGGCGCCCGGCCAATCGACACGATGATCGAGGACGGCCTGCCGCAATTCCTGCGCGTGCGCAACTATCTCGATGCGCTGAGGGGCGGCGCGTGA